The Bos taurus isolate L1 Dominette 01449 registration number 42190680 breed Hereford chromosome 13, ARS-UCD2.0, whole genome shotgun sequence genome contains a region encoding:
- the SLC4A11 gene encoding solute carrier family 4 member 11 isoform X5, which yields MGVGCAPSPPFHSFVTLFLCPSRASTATFTAPAPPFCMPPGLLSRETVRILHDPSPRPPRSPSLRLFPLVHAAASVASFLEQSNTNSVEHPSGGPAQRARTPHPTPAPAPSPKRTNGSASQEARKVGGAEGRRPLPQVTPCDPGRGRLGATARVMGLDGPRDRHDNESRRDVLEEKPQPSFWTLQRRLDRGRLSSAGKVARQVSSLQISTTSVSFLPSRENSSVMSQNGYFEDADDASETREESLRDEAFDTVNSSIVSGESIRFFVNVNLEVQPTQSAESESPGGYGLLHTSRKYLKLKNFEEEIRAHRDLDGFLARARIILDETATSLDDVLRAMLSRLAQDPYNTEPDCNLDLLTAMLFTDAGAPMEGKAVHLLSDTIQGVTATVTGVQYQQSWICILCTSKALLRRHVCISRLDRPQNWGENSCEVRFVILVLAPPKMKSTKTATEVGRTFATMMLDITFRQKLLKTRTEEEFKEALVHQRQLLTVMSHCPSISMDYSTSSICIVRHPQPPRQKDFLPIGKGIQEDIARRFPVYPLDFTDGIIGKNKAVGKYITTTLFLYFACLLPTIAFGSLNDENTNGAIDVQKTVAGQGIGGLLYALFSGQPLVVLLTTAPLALYINVIRGICDDYNLDFSTFYAWTGLWNSFFLTLYALFNLSLVMSLFKRSTEEIIALFISITFVLDAIKGTVKIFQKYYYGHDAALFKDEPSLVSLLGLNSSLHTALNTSFLTSPPELTSTGSQDPEPLARDTAVLSLLIMLGTLWLSYTLYQLKKSPYLNPYVRELLSDCALPISVLTFSLISSYGFQEIKMVKFRYSPSNSLFEIAEMHSLSLVAISSAMGLGFLLSMLFFIEQNLVAALANAPQNRLVKGTAYHWDLLLIAIINTGLSLFGLPWIHAAYPHSLLHVRALALVEEHVENGHIYETIVNVKETRLTSLGASILVGFSLLLLPFPLQWIPKPVLYGLFLYLALTSIDGNQLFQRMVLLLKDQTSYPPTHYIRRVPQRKIHYFTGLQVLQLLLLCAFGMSPLLYMKMVFPLIMIAMIPIRYNVLPQIIEAKYLDAMDAEH from the exons ATGGGAGTAGGCTGTGCACCATCCCCACCGTTCCATAGCTTCGTCACCCTCTTCCTGTGTCCATCCCGCGCCTCTACTGCTACGTTTACTGCCCCCGCGCCTCCCTTCTGCATGCCGCCCGGGCTCCTGTCCCGGGAGACCGTCCGCATTCTGCACGACCCCTCCCCCCGACCCCCACGGTCTCCGAGTCTGAGGCTCTTTCCTCTCGTGCACGCGGCCGCTTCTGTCGCTTCCTTCCTTGAACAGAGCAACACAAACAGCGTGGAGCATCCATCCGGGGGCCCGGCGCAAAGAGCGCGcacgccccaccccacccccgcccccgcgccATCTCCCAAGAGGACCAACGGCTCCGCCTCCCAGGAGGCCCGGAAAGTGGGTGGTGCTGAGGGAAGGAGGCCGTTGCCCCAGGTCACCCCGTGTGACCCCGGGCGCGGGAGGTTAGGGGCCACTGCACGTGTGATGGGTCTTGATGGCCCCAGGGACCGACATGACAATGAGAGCCGAAGAGATGTGCTGGAAGAAAAGCCTCAGCCCAGTTTCTGGACTTTGCAGCGAAGGCTTGACAGAGGGAGGCTGTCTTCTGCAGGGAAGGTGGCCAGACAGGTCTCCTCCCTCCAGATTTCTACAACTAGcgtatccttccttccttcacggG AAAACTCTTCTGTCATGTCGCAGAATGGATACTTTGAGGATGCAG ATGATGCCTCTGAAACCCGTGAGGAGAGCCTGAGGGATGAGGCCTTCGACACGGTCAACTCCTCCATTGTGTCTGGCGAAAGCATCCGCTTTTTTGTCAACGTCAACCTCGAGGTGCAGCCTACCCAGTCTG CAGAGAGTGAATCACCTGGCGGCTATGGGCTCCTACACACCTCCCGCAAG TACCTGAAGTTAAAGAACTTTGAGGAAGAGATCCGTGCACACCGGGACTTAGATGGCTTCCTGGCACGGGCCAGAATCATCCTGGACGAAACGGCCACCTCCCTGGATGACGTGCTGCGGGCTATGCTGTCCCGCTTAGCCCAAGACCCCTACAACACGGAGCCAGACTGCAACCTGGACCTGCTCACGGCCATGCTCTTCACTGACGCAGGGGCTCCCATGGAGGGCAAAG CAGTTCACCTGCTGTCGGACACCATCCAAGGGGTCACTGCCACAGTAACGGGGGTACAATACCAGCAGTCATGGATCTGCATCCT cTGTACCTCCAAGGCCCTGCTGAGGCGACACGTGTGCATCAGCCGCCTGGACCGCCCACAGAACTGGGGGGAGAATTCCTGTGAGGTGCGGTTTGTCATCCTGGTGCTGGCCCCACCCAAGATG AAAAGCACCAAGACCGCCACTGAAGTGGGGCGCACATTTGCCACCATGATGTTAGACATCACTTTCCGCCAGAAGCTCCTGAAGACCCGCACAGAGGAGGAATTCAAAGAGGCCCTGGTCCATCAGCGACAGCTGCTCACCGTAATGAGCCACTGTCCGAGTATcagcatggactacagcacgagCTCCATCTGCATCGTCAGACACCCACAG CCCCCACGGCAGAAGGACTTCCTCCCCATCGGGAAGGGCATCCAGGAGGACATCGCCCGCAGGTTCCCCGTGTACCCTCTGGACTTCACCGACG GCATCATCGGGAAAAACAAGGCTGTGGGCAAATACATCACCACCACCCTGTTCCTCTACTTCGCCTGCCTTCTGCCCACGATTGCTTTTGGGTCCCTCAATGATGAGAACACAAATGGAGCCATCG ACGTGCAGAAGACCGTGGCCGGGCAGGGCATCGGAGGCCTCCTGTACGCGCTCTTCTCTGGGCAGCCACTGGTGGTGCTGCTGACGACCGCGCCCCTGGCCCTCTACATCAACG TGATCCGTGGCATCTGCGATGACTATAATCTGGACTTCAGTACCTTCTATGCGTGGACAGGCCTGTGGAACAGTTTCTTCCTCACGCTTTATGCCCTCTTCAACCTCAGCCTGGTCATGAGTCTTTTCAAGAG GTCAACAGAGGAGATCATTGCCTTGTTCATTTCTATCACGTTCGTCCTAGATGCTATCAAGGGCACAGTCAAAA TCTTCCAGAAGTACTACTATGGCCATGACGCTGCACTCTTCAAAGATGAGCCCTCCTTGGTGAGCCTGCTGGGCCTCAACAGTAGcctccacactgccctcaacaccAGCTTTCTGACCAGCCCACCGGAGCTAACTTCAACGGGCAGCCAGGACCCCGAGCCCCTGGCCCGGGATACggctgtgctcagccttcttatcaTGCTGGGCACGCTCTGGCTGAGCTACACCCTCTACCAGTTGAAGAAGAG CCCCTACCTGAACCCCTATGTGCGTGAGCTCCTGTCAGACTGCGCCTTGCCCATTTCGGTGCTTACCTTCTCTCTCATCTCTTCCTACGGCTTCCAGGAGATTAAGA TGGTCAAGTTTCGCTACAGCCCGAGTAACAGCCTGTTCGAGATAGCCGAGATGCACTCGCTATCCCTGGTGGCCATCAGCAGCGCCATGGGCCTCGGCTTCCTCCTCTCCATGCTCTTCTTCATAGAGCAGAACCTGGTGGCTGCCTTGGCCAACGCCCCACAGAACAG GCTGGTGAAGGGCACTGCCTACCACTGGGACCTCCTGCTCATCGCCATCATCAATACTGGGCTGTCTCTGTTTGGGCTGCCCTGGATCCACGCTGCCTACCCCCACTCCCTGCTGCACGTGCGAGCACTGGCTTTGGTGGAGGAGCACGTGGAGAACGGGCACATTTACGAGAC GATTGTGAACGTGAAGGAGACACGGCTGACCTCCCTGGGTGCCAGCATCCTGGTGGGCTTctccctcctgctgctgccctTCCCACTACAGTGGATCCCCAAGCCTGTGCTCTACGGCCTCTTCCTCTATCTCGCGCTCACCTCCATCGACGGCAACCAGCTGTTTCAGCGCATGGTGCTGCTGCTCAAGGACCAG ACGTCATACCCACCCACCCACTACATCCGGAGGGTGCCCCAGAGGAAGATCCACTACTTCACAGGCCTGCAGgtcctgcagctgctgctgctctgtgCCTTTGGCATGAGCCCACTGCTCTACATGAAGATGGTCTTTCCCCTCATCATGATTGCCATGATCCCCATTCG CTACAACGTGCTGCCCCAAATCATTGAAGCCAAGTACTTGGATGCCATGGATGCTGAACACTGA
- the SLC4A11 gene encoding solute carrier family 4 member 11 isoform X4, translating to MGVGCAPSPPFHSFVTLFLCPSRASTATFTAPAPPFCMPPGLLSRETVRILHDPSPRPPRSPSLRLFPLVHAAASVASFLEQSNTNSVEHPSGGPAQRARTPHPTPAPAPSPKRTNGSASQEARKVGGAEGRRPLPQVTPCDPGRGRLGATARVMGLDGPRDRHDNESRRDVLEEKPQPSFWTLQRRLDRGRLSSAGKVARQVSSLQISTTSVSFLPSRENSSVMSQNGYFEDAGYLKCDTDDASETREESLRDEAFDTVNSSIVSGESIRFFVNVNLEVQPTQSESESPGGYGLLHTSRKYLKLKNFEEEIRAHRDLDGFLARARIILDETATSLDDVLRAMLSRLAQDPYNTEPDCNLDLLTAMLFTDAGAPMEGKVHLLSDTIQGVTATVTGVQYQQSWICILCTSKALLRRHVCISRLDRPQNWGENSCEVRFVILVLAPPKMKSTKTATEVGRTFATMMLDITFRQKLLKTRTEEEFKEALVHQRQLLTVMSHCPSISMDYSTSSICIVRHPQPPRQKDFLPIGKGIQEDIARRFPVYPLDFTDGIIGKNKAVGKYITTTLFLYFACLLPTIAFGSLNDENTNGAIDVQKTVAGQGIGGLLYALFSGQPLVVLLTTAPLALYINVIRGICDDYNLDFSTFYAWTGLWNSFFLTLYALFNLSLVMSLFKRSTEEIIALFISITFVLDAIKGTVKIFQKYYYGHDAALFKDEPSLVSLLGLNSSLHTALNTSFLTSPPELTSTGSQDPEPLARDTAVLSLLIMLGTLWLSYTLYQLKKSPYLNPYVRELLSDCALPISVLTFSLISSYGFQEIKMVKFRYSPSNSLFEIAEMHSLSLVAISSAMGLGFLLSMLFFIEQNLVAALANAPQNRLVKGTAYHWDLLLIAIINTGLSLFGLPWIHAAYPHSLLHVRALALVEEHVENGHIYETIVNVKETRLTSLGASILVGFSLLLLPFPLQWIPKPVLYGLFLYLALTSIDGNQLFQRMVLLLKDQTSYPPTHYIRRVPQRKIHYFTGLQVLQLLLLCAFGMSPLLYMKMVFPLIMIAMIPIRYNVLPQIIEAKYLDAMDAEH from the exons ATGGGAGTAGGCTGTGCACCATCCCCACCGTTCCATAGCTTCGTCACCCTCTTCCTGTGTCCATCCCGCGCCTCTACTGCTACGTTTACTGCCCCCGCGCCTCCCTTCTGCATGCCGCCCGGGCTCCTGTCCCGGGAGACCGTCCGCATTCTGCACGACCCCTCCCCCCGACCCCCACGGTCTCCGAGTCTGAGGCTCTTTCCTCTCGTGCACGCGGCCGCTTCTGTCGCTTCCTTCCTTGAACAGAGCAACACAAACAGCGTGGAGCATCCATCCGGGGGCCCGGCGCAAAGAGCGCGcacgccccaccccacccccgcccccgcgccATCTCCCAAGAGGACCAACGGCTCCGCCTCCCAGGAGGCCCGGAAAGTGGGTGGTGCTGAGGGAAGGAGGCCGTTGCCCCAGGTCACCCCGTGTGACCCCGGGCGCGGGAGGTTAGGGGCCACTGCACGTGTGATGGGTCTTGATGGCCCCAGGGACCGACATGACAATGAGAGCCGAAGAGATGTGCTGGAAGAAAAGCCTCAGCCCAGTTTCTGGACTTTGCAGCGAAGGCTTGACAGAGGGAGGCTGTCTTCTGCAGGGAAGGTGGCCAGACAGGTCTCCTCCCTCCAGATTTCTACAACTAGcgtatccttccttccttcacggG AAAACTCTTCTGTCATGTCGCAGAATGGATACTTTGAGGATGCAG GCTACCTCAAGTGTGACACAGATGATGCCTCTGAAACCCGTGAGGAGAGCCTGAGGGATGAGGCCTTCGACACGGTCAACTCCTCCATTGTGTCTGGCGAAAGCATCCGCTTTTTTGTCAACGTCAACCTCGAGGTGCAGCCTACCCAGTCTG AGAGTGAATCACCTGGCGGCTATGGGCTCCTACACACCTCCCGCAAG TACCTGAAGTTAAAGAACTTTGAGGAAGAGATCCGTGCACACCGGGACTTAGATGGCTTCCTGGCACGGGCCAGAATCATCCTGGACGAAACGGCCACCTCCCTGGATGACGTGCTGCGGGCTATGCTGTCCCGCTTAGCCCAAGACCCCTACAACACGGAGCCAGACTGCAACCTGGACCTGCTCACGGCCATGCTCTTCACTGACGCAGGGGCTCCCATGGAGGGCAAAG TTCACCTGCTGTCGGACACCATCCAAGGGGTCACTGCCACAGTAACGGGGGTACAATACCAGCAGTCATGGATCTGCATCCT cTGTACCTCCAAGGCCCTGCTGAGGCGACACGTGTGCATCAGCCGCCTGGACCGCCCACAGAACTGGGGGGAGAATTCCTGTGAGGTGCGGTTTGTCATCCTGGTGCTGGCCCCACCCAAGATG AAAAGCACCAAGACCGCCACTGAAGTGGGGCGCACATTTGCCACCATGATGTTAGACATCACTTTCCGCCAGAAGCTCCTGAAGACCCGCACAGAGGAGGAATTCAAAGAGGCCCTGGTCCATCAGCGACAGCTGCTCACCGTAATGAGCCACTGTCCGAGTATcagcatggactacagcacgagCTCCATCTGCATCGTCAGACACCCACAG CCCCCACGGCAGAAGGACTTCCTCCCCATCGGGAAGGGCATCCAGGAGGACATCGCCCGCAGGTTCCCCGTGTACCCTCTGGACTTCACCGACG GCATCATCGGGAAAAACAAGGCTGTGGGCAAATACATCACCACCACCCTGTTCCTCTACTTCGCCTGCCTTCTGCCCACGATTGCTTTTGGGTCCCTCAATGATGAGAACACAAATGGAGCCATCG ACGTGCAGAAGACCGTGGCCGGGCAGGGCATCGGAGGCCTCCTGTACGCGCTCTTCTCTGGGCAGCCACTGGTGGTGCTGCTGACGACCGCGCCCCTGGCCCTCTACATCAACG TGATCCGTGGCATCTGCGATGACTATAATCTGGACTTCAGTACCTTCTATGCGTGGACAGGCCTGTGGAACAGTTTCTTCCTCACGCTTTATGCCCTCTTCAACCTCAGCCTGGTCATGAGTCTTTTCAAGAG GTCAACAGAGGAGATCATTGCCTTGTTCATTTCTATCACGTTCGTCCTAGATGCTATCAAGGGCACAGTCAAAA TCTTCCAGAAGTACTACTATGGCCATGACGCTGCACTCTTCAAAGATGAGCCCTCCTTGGTGAGCCTGCTGGGCCTCAACAGTAGcctccacactgccctcaacaccAGCTTTCTGACCAGCCCACCGGAGCTAACTTCAACGGGCAGCCAGGACCCCGAGCCCCTGGCCCGGGATACggctgtgctcagccttcttatcaTGCTGGGCACGCTCTGGCTGAGCTACACCCTCTACCAGTTGAAGAAGAG CCCCTACCTGAACCCCTATGTGCGTGAGCTCCTGTCAGACTGCGCCTTGCCCATTTCGGTGCTTACCTTCTCTCTCATCTCTTCCTACGGCTTCCAGGAGATTAAGA TGGTCAAGTTTCGCTACAGCCCGAGTAACAGCCTGTTCGAGATAGCCGAGATGCACTCGCTATCCCTGGTGGCCATCAGCAGCGCCATGGGCCTCGGCTTCCTCCTCTCCATGCTCTTCTTCATAGAGCAGAACCTGGTGGCTGCCTTGGCCAACGCCCCACAGAACAG GCTGGTGAAGGGCACTGCCTACCACTGGGACCTCCTGCTCATCGCCATCATCAATACTGGGCTGTCTCTGTTTGGGCTGCCCTGGATCCACGCTGCCTACCCCCACTCCCTGCTGCACGTGCGAGCACTGGCTTTGGTGGAGGAGCACGTGGAGAACGGGCACATTTACGAGAC GATTGTGAACGTGAAGGAGACACGGCTGACCTCCCTGGGTGCCAGCATCCTGGTGGGCTTctccctcctgctgctgccctTCCCACTACAGTGGATCCCCAAGCCTGTGCTCTACGGCCTCTTCCTCTATCTCGCGCTCACCTCCATCGACGGCAACCAGCTGTTTCAGCGCATGGTGCTGCTGCTCAAGGACCAG ACGTCATACCCACCCACCCACTACATCCGGAGGGTGCCCCAGAGGAAGATCCACTACTTCACAGGCCTGCAGgtcctgcagctgctgctgctctgtgCCTTTGGCATGAGCCCACTGCTCTACATGAAGATGGTCTTTCCCCTCATCATGATTGCCATGATCCCCATTCG CTACAACGTGCTGCCCCAAATCATTGAAGCCAAGTACTTGGATGCCATGGATGCTGAACACTGA
- the SLC4A11 gene encoding solute carrier family 4 member 11 isoform X2 produces the protein MGVGCAPSPPFHSFVTLFLCPSRASTATFTAPAPPFCMPPGLLSRETVRILHDPSPRPPRSPSLRLFPLVHAAASVASFLEQSNTNSVEHPSGGPAQRARTPHPTPAPAPSPKRTNGSASQEARKVGGAEGRRPLPQVTPCDPGRGRLGATARVMGLDGPRDRHDNESRRDVLEEKPQPSFWTLQRRLDRGRLSSAGKVARQVSSLQISTTSVSFLPSRENSSVMSQNGYFEDAGYLKCDTDDASETREESLRDEAFDTVNSSIVSGESIRFFVNVNLEVQPTQSAESESPGGYGLLHTSRKYLKLKNFEEEIRAHRDLDGFLARARIILDETATSLDDVLRAMLSRLAQDPYNTEPDCNLDLLTAMLFTDAGAPMEGKVHLLSDTIQGVTATVTGVQYQQSWICILCTSKALLRRHVCISRLDRPQNWGENSCEVRFVILVLAPPKMKSTKTATEVGRTFATMMLDITFRQKLLKTRTEEEFKEALVHQRQLLTVMSHCPSISMDYSTSSICIVRHPQPPRQKDFLPIGKGIQEDIARRFPVYPLDFTDGIIGKNKAVGKYITTTLFLYFACLLPTIAFGSLNDENTNGAIDVQKTVAGQGIGGLLYALFSGQPLVVLLTTAPLALYINVIRGICDDYNLDFSTFYAWTGLWNSFFLTLYALFNLSLVMSLFKRSTEEIIALFISITFVLDAIKGTVKIFQKYYYGHDAALFKDEPSLVSLLGLNSSLHTALNTSFLTSPPELTSTGSQDPEPLARDTAVLSLLIMLGTLWLSYTLYQLKKSPYLNPYVRELLSDCALPISVLTFSLISSYGFQEIKMVKFRYSPSNSLFEIAEMHSLSLVAISSAMGLGFLLSMLFFIEQNLVAALANAPQNRLVKGTAYHWDLLLIAIINTGLSLFGLPWIHAAYPHSLLHVRALALVEEHVENGHIYETIVNVKETRLTSLGASILVGFSLLLLPFPLQWIPKPVLYGLFLYLALTSIDGNQLFQRMVLLLKDQTSYPPTHYIRRVPQRKIHYFTGLQVLQLLLLCAFGMSPLLYMKMVFPLIMIAMIPIRYNVLPQIIEAKYLDAMDAEH, from the exons ATGGGAGTAGGCTGTGCACCATCCCCACCGTTCCATAGCTTCGTCACCCTCTTCCTGTGTCCATCCCGCGCCTCTACTGCTACGTTTACTGCCCCCGCGCCTCCCTTCTGCATGCCGCCCGGGCTCCTGTCCCGGGAGACCGTCCGCATTCTGCACGACCCCTCCCCCCGACCCCCACGGTCTCCGAGTCTGAGGCTCTTTCCTCTCGTGCACGCGGCCGCTTCTGTCGCTTCCTTCCTTGAACAGAGCAACACAAACAGCGTGGAGCATCCATCCGGGGGCCCGGCGCAAAGAGCGCGcacgccccaccccacccccgcccccgcgccATCTCCCAAGAGGACCAACGGCTCCGCCTCCCAGGAGGCCCGGAAAGTGGGTGGTGCTGAGGGAAGGAGGCCGTTGCCCCAGGTCACCCCGTGTGACCCCGGGCGCGGGAGGTTAGGGGCCACTGCACGTGTGATGGGTCTTGATGGCCCCAGGGACCGACATGACAATGAGAGCCGAAGAGATGTGCTGGAAGAAAAGCCTCAGCCCAGTTTCTGGACTTTGCAGCGAAGGCTTGACAGAGGGAGGCTGTCTTCTGCAGGGAAGGTGGCCAGACAGGTCTCCTCCCTCCAGATTTCTACAACTAGcgtatccttccttccttcacggG AAAACTCTTCTGTCATGTCGCAGAATGGATACTTTGAGGATGCAG GCTACCTCAAGTGTGACACAGATGATGCCTCTGAAACCCGTGAGGAGAGCCTGAGGGATGAGGCCTTCGACACGGTCAACTCCTCCATTGTGTCTGGCGAAAGCATCCGCTTTTTTGTCAACGTCAACCTCGAGGTGCAGCCTACCCAGTCTG CAGAGAGTGAATCACCTGGCGGCTATGGGCTCCTACACACCTCCCGCAAG TACCTGAAGTTAAAGAACTTTGAGGAAGAGATCCGTGCACACCGGGACTTAGATGGCTTCCTGGCACGGGCCAGAATCATCCTGGACGAAACGGCCACCTCCCTGGATGACGTGCTGCGGGCTATGCTGTCCCGCTTAGCCCAAGACCCCTACAACACGGAGCCAGACTGCAACCTGGACCTGCTCACGGCCATGCTCTTCACTGACGCAGGGGCTCCCATGGAGGGCAAAG TTCACCTGCTGTCGGACACCATCCAAGGGGTCACTGCCACAGTAACGGGGGTACAATACCAGCAGTCATGGATCTGCATCCT cTGTACCTCCAAGGCCCTGCTGAGGCGACACGTGTGCATCAGCCGCCTGGACCGCCCACAGAACTGGGGGGAGAATTCCTGTGAGGTGCGGTTTGTCATCCTGGTGCTGGCCCCACCCAAGATG AAAAGCACCAAGACCGCCACTGAAGTGGGGCGCACATTTGCCACCATGATGTTAGACATCACTTTCCGCCAGAAGCTCCTGAAGACCCGCACAGAGGAGGAATTCAAAGAGGCCCTGGTCCATCAGCGACAGCTGCTCACCGTAATGAGCCACTGTCCGAGTATcagcatggactacagcacgagCTCCATCTGCATCGTCAGACACCCACAG CCCCCACGGCAGAAGGACTTCCTCCCCATCGGGAAGGGCATCCAGGAGGACATCGCCCGCAGGTTCCCCGTGTACCCTCTGGACTTCACCGACG GCATCATCGGGAAAAACAAGGCTGTGGGCAAATACATCACCACCACCCTGTTCCTCTACTTCGCCTGCCTTCTGCCCACGATTGCTTTTGGGTCCCTCAATGATGAGAACACAAATGGAGCCATCG ACGTGCAGAAGACCGTGGCCGGGCAGGGCATCGGAGGCCTCCTGTACGCGCTCTTCTCTGGGCAGCCACTGGTGGTGCTGCTGACGACCGCGCCCCTGGCCCTCTACATCAACG TGATCCGTGGCATCTGCGATGACTATAATCTGGACTTCAGTACCTTCTATGCGTGGACAGGCCTGTGGAACAGTTTCTTCCTCACGCTTTATGCCCTCTTCAACCTCAGCCTGGTCATGAGTCTTTTCAAGAG GTCAACAGAGGAGATCATTGCCTTGTTCATTTCTATCACGTTCGTCCTAGATGCTATCAAGGGCACAGTCAAAA TCTTCCAGAAGTACTACTATGGCCATGACGCTGCACTCTTCAAAGATGAGCCCTCCTTGGTGAGCCTGCTGGGCCTCAACAGTAGcctccacactgccctcaacaccAGCTTTCTGACCAGCCCACCGGAGCTAACTTCAACGGGCAGCCAGGACCCCGAGCCCCTGGCCCGGGATACggctgtgctcagccttcttatcaTGCTGGGCACGCTCTGGCTGAGCTACACCCTCTACCAGTTGAAGAAGAG CCCCTACCTGAACCCCTATGTGCGTGAGCTCCTGTCAGACTGCGCCTTGCCCATTTCGGTGCTTACCTTCTCTCTCATCTCTTCCTACGGCTTCCAGGAGATTAAGA TGGTCAAGTTTCGCTACAGCCCGAGTAACAGCCTGTTCGAGATAGCCGAGATGCACTCGCTATCCCTGGTGGCCATCAGCAGCGCCATGGGCCTCGGCTTCCTCCTCTCCATGCTCTTCTTCATAGAGCAGAACCTGGTGGCTGCCTTGGCCAACGCCCCACAGAACAG GCTGGTGAAGGGCACTGCCTACCACTGGGACCTCCTGCTCATCGCCATCATCAATACTGGGCTGTCTCTGTTTGGGCTGCCCTGGATCCACGCTGCCTACCCCCACTCCCTGCTGCACGTGCGAGCACTGGCTTTGGTGGAGGAGCACGTGGAGAACGGGCACATTTACGAGAC GATTGTGAACGTGAAGGAGACACGGCTGACCTCCCTGGGTGCCAGCATCCTGGTGGGCTTctccctcctgctgctgccctTCCCACTACAGTGGATCCCCAAGCCTGTGCTCTACGGCCTCTTCCTCTATCTCGCGCTCACCTCCATCGACGGCAACCAGCTGTTTCAGCGCATGGTGCTGCTGCTCAAGGACCAG ACGTCATACCCACCCACCCACTACATCCGGAGGGTGCCCCAGAGGAAGATCCACTACTTCACAGGCCTGCAGgtcctgcagctgctgctgctctgtgCCTTTGGCATGAGCCCACTGCTCTACATGAAGATGGTCTTTCCCCTCATCATGATTGCCATGATCCCCATTCG CTACAACGTGCTGCCCCAAATCATTGAAGCCAAGTACTTGGATGCCATGGATGCTGAACACTGA